A segment of the Candidatus Sumerlaea chitinivorans genome:
ATGCGCTCCATCAAGCAGGGTTCCATGTCGAAGCTCATGAAAGGTAACAAGCCGTGCTCACCAAACCGGTCCACCAGTGCCTGACGGATGTAGATCGAGATGCCGTGGTACACACGCAGGAACACCCGATAGGCGCGCAGCATCATGTCCGTCCAGTTTTTGCCGCGCACCAACTCGTTTCCCAAAAGTGTCGAGACAGGCGAGATCCGCTCGATAAAGCGGGGAGGCTCACAAAACTTCTCTATCCATTCTTCGATGTCCTCGTCGTCGAGCGACGCGGGAAGGACACGATCAATGTCTATTCGCGACCCCGGTTGAAAGGCATGGGCATGATAAACCGGGTTGAGTAAGTTCATCGGCATAGTGGGAAATCAGTTAGTCCTTTTTGCGATTGCTATAATTCAAAATTTGGCTTCGTGCTTCACTGTCCTAAAAATTCACACTGGTGCCGTATACCGCGCTTGTCTTAATTTTTTTGTCAAGAATTTTCGGGAGTTTTTCATAAACCCCACGATTTCTTTCGCGTTTGTGACGCCACTTTGGTCGAAGTAGAAAAAATCGTGCCACGGACGCCGCCTCGTTCCCAACCGCGCGGCAACACCAGATGTGGGTCCGCTGACGAGCCTCGTCGTCTGGCGAAGACACGCTCTGACGGGATTCGCGATGGGTCCCAAGGCAAAACCGCCACGGTGTGTGCCATCATGGCACAGCTCTCCCGCCCGCGATGGAGACCCTCCCCTTGTGTGGTCATCAATCTCCTTGAACCTTCTGTCCTCCTTCGCACTCAATGAGACATGCGAGCCCCACTCCGCTCGCAGCATTGTCAACGATCACGACCAAGCCGTTGGGGCAGGTATGCGCATGAGCGATCCAACCCAAGACAAAAAAAACGGGGCGACGCAACCAGCGCCCGAACAACCGGACGTGGAAGCCATTATGGCCGAACTCCGCGAACGGGTGGCCGAACGACGTCGCGCGCAGTTCTATCCCGAGGAGCCCCCCGCTTTACCTCCGTCTGCGTTCGTGGCGATGAGCCCCTCGCTTTCCTCAGACCCGCTGGATCGCCTGCGAGCCGCCGCTCAGCTCGACTTAGACGGCGCCTCCCACCCTGCCCCAGAGGCACCCCGGCTGTCGCTCCTCACGGCTATCAAAAAGTTTTTCCAATATTGGCGCCGCAAATACTCTGATCCGCTGTTTGCGCCTCAAACGCCACTGCGTGCAAAAATCATCGCCGCCGCCGAGAACCTGTTCATATTTCGCGCGTGGAAGAAGTTCCACCGTTACTGGACGCGTAAGTACACGGACCCGATTTTTCTGAACCAAAGTCAGTTCAATACGCACGTGGTGGGCATGATCGAAAATTTGCTTGCACGGATCGAGAAGCTCGAGGCGGAGGTGGAGCGCCTACGCGCCGAGCAAAAGCCCCCCACGCCCCCCAAAGAAAAAAGCCGGTCGGATGATCCCCCGCATTGAGGGGCCTTCCGACCGGAAGATCTCGTTTCGCGTTTCATGTGCGGCTTTTCAGCCGCGGGGTGTTACCCGTTGAGCTTGCGAACGTTCGTGGCCTGAGGACCCTTTGGCCCTTGGGTCACTTCGAAGGTGACCTGGTCACCCTCGCTTAGGCTCCGGAAGCCGGACCCTACGATCGAGGTGTGGTGGACAAAAAGGTCGGGACCATTGGCCTGAGTGATAAACCCATAGCCTTTGGCATCGTTGAACCATTTGACGGTTCCGTTAGGCATGCTACCTACTCCTGTGCTGCGAAAACACTTTGGTCTCGCTTAGAATCTGAGGGCTCTTGGAAGGCGGGCAGCCGGAATAACTTTCACCCAACCGGCAGCTCCACGAGGGGAGGTGTTGCAGTTGAAGCTCAACTCTTCCGGAGGCTTTGCTTCCTGAGAAGGTTTCCCTGTCTCATCGCCTCTCGCCCAACACTTAGAACTGCGCTGCACAATTATTCAGAGAATTCGCCGATTTCGCGGATTTTTTCATTTTTCTTAAGTTTCTGCTCCTTCGACCGACATACGCATCCCACGGGATCGGGCGTTACTGTGGGCTCAAGAGCTCGAGAAACAGCCACCAACGAAACCGCGCCAAATCTGCAGCCGACGTCGCCACCGTGCCGTAGCGGCGGGCTCGCGGGGACGACTCAAACTCCTGTCCTGTTCTCCCCCGCCAGTGCTTGTGCCGCCATCCGCTTCGCATTTCCCGAACCATGCGGCGGGCCATTTACTGTTTGCGGGCATTGAAAAACATTCGACAACTCAGCTCCCCGGGCGAATGCATGACCAGTTTCAGGCGTATTCGGCCGGTGAACCTGCGAACAGCCACTGTGAAGCAGGCTGTGGCGAAGGTCCGAATTTCACCTGAAGTCGCTGGCGACGAAGGCCATTGTCGGAGGAACATGCGGTGATCAACGACGTCATTGAGCGCTTGGAAGCTCTGCGCGAGCGTATTCTGCAAACGAAGGTGTATCTTTGACCACCCGGCAAAACGGGCCGAAATTGACCGCATGGAGCGCGAGGCGGCTGCCCCAGACTTCTGGAATGACAACCGCCGCGCGCAGGAACATTTAAAAGCGCTCAATAACCTCAAGCGTTTGGTCGAGCCTTGGGAAAAGCTCGAGCGCGAAGTCGACGAAGCCTTAGAAATGGCCCTCCTGCTTCGCGACGAGCCCGACGAAGCCATGGCCGAAGAACTTGCCCAGCAGACCGCTGCCCTCGAGCGCCAGCTCGAAGAACTCGAATTTCGCAACATGCTGAGCGACCCCGACGACGTCGCAAGCTGCTACCTGCACATTCACCCCGGAGCCGGCGGCACCGAAAGCTGCGACTGGGCCAGCATGCTTCTGCGCATGTATACGCGCTGGGCCGAGCGCCATGGCTATAAGGTGTCGCTTGTGGATATCCAGCCGGGCGACGAAGCGGGCATCGACCGCGCAACACTCTTTATCGAAGGCGAGTACGCCTACGGCTACCTAAAGGCGGAAAACGGCGTGCATCGCCTCGTGCGAATCTCCCCATTCGACGCGAACAAGCGGCGGCATACTTCGTTTGCCTCGGTCTACGCCTACCCAGATGTCGAGGACGACGTGGAAGTCGAGATCAACGAGAAGGACCTGAAGATCGAGACTTTCCGCGCGGGTGGGCGCGGCGGCCAGCACGTCAACGTCACCGACAGCGCGGTGCGCATCACCCACCTACCCACGAAAATCGTGGTGAGCTGCCAAAACGAGCGCAGCCAACACCAGAACAAAGCCGTGGCGATGAAAATCCTCCGCGCGCGTCTCTATCAGTACTATAAGGAGCAACGCGAGGCTGAGCTCGCCGCCAAGGAAGGCGAAAAACTCGATATCGCGTGGGGCTCGCAGATCCGCTCCTACGTCTTTCAGCCCTACCAGCTCGTGAAGGACCTGCGCACAGGCGTGGAGACCAGCAATATCGAAGCAGTGATGGACGGGGAGATTGACATGTTCATCGAAGCGTGGCTCCGGCAGCAAATGGGCAAGAAAACCCAAACCAGCGCTTGAGGCTATTGCGAAAACTCCACCCGCGACCGCGAATCGCTTAGAATCGGGTAACGGTTTTTCGTTCTTCAAAAGGATGCGGGCGCCGCCACCACACCGCACTCTTTAGCACATTGCAACCTCGATGACCGCGACGATCGCGGTTGCCCCGCCCCCCAACTAATCTCGCTTGAACCAAGCATTGCGCGCGACAAAATCGTACCGAGTTGGTCCTTGACTTTGGATTTTTCGATTTTCTAATGCTGAGGGGCGATCGGGCGAGACCCAAATGAGGTGGGTGGCCAATGGCCCGGCTCCGCCATGTCGAAACCCATGAAGGAGCATTGTCTGTTCGAGGCCCCGGTGGCGCCCCAACCCAAGGCTTGGGAACACCATAGCTCGAGGTTCTGCGAGACCACCAACTTTGCAGAACCGCCATGAGCAGGTGGCAAGAGCGTTCGTGTTTGATCGAGTGCCCCTTGTCCCCCCGCGGCTTCCCTCTGGGGCTCGCCCGACCGAATCGCCATCTCGAGGAGTCACAGCTATGACAGCACCGGCGAACATCACTTCCGTCCTTCGCGAGCACCGCACGTTTGCCCCGCCCGCATCCTTTGCCCAGAACGCGTATCTCAACAGCGAAGAAGAGTACGAGCGTCTCTATCGCGAATCCATCGAGGATCCCGAGGGGTTCTGGGCAAAACGCGCCGAGGAAGAACTCGAATGGTTCCGCATGTGGGATCGGGTACTTGAGTGGAACCTTCCATTTGCCAAGTGGTTCATTGGGGGACAAATCAACGTCGCCCACAACTGCTTGGATCGGCACGTGCGCACGTGGCGCGCAAACAAAGCCGCTCTGATTTGGGAGGGCGAAGAGGGAGAGGTTCGCACACTGACCTACCACCAGCTCCACTACGAGGTGCAGAAGTTTGCCAACGTGCTGCGTCTGCTGGGCGTGGACACTGGCGACCGAGTGGCGATCTACATGCCGCTGATTCCCGAGGCCGTGGTCGCAATGCTCGCATGCGCGCGCATTGGCGCAACGCACTCGGTGGTTTTCGGTGGCTTCAGCGCCGAGGCGCTTAAGGACCGCATCAACGATGCGCAATGCAAGCTCGTGGTGACCGCCGACGGGGGGCGCCGACGGGGCGACATCGTCCAGCTCAAACGCAACGTCGACGCAGCGCTTGAGGAGGCGCCTTCGGTGGACAGTGTGGTCGTGGTGCGCCGCACCGGCCAAGCCGTCCCAATGCTCCCCGGACGC
Coding sequences within it:
- a CDS encoding Peptide chain release factor 2 translates to MVEPWEKLEREVDEALEMALLLRDEPDEAMAEELAQQTAALERQLEELEFRNMLSDPDDVASCYLHIHPGAGGTESCDWASMLLRMYTRWAERHGYKVSLVDIQPGDEAGIDRATLFIEGEYAYGYLKAENGVHRLVRISPFDANKRRHTSFASVYAYPDVEDDVEVEINEKDLKIETFRAGGRGGQHVNVTDSAVRITHLPTKIVVSCQNERSQHQNKAVAMKILRARLYQYYKEQREAELAAKEGEKLDIAWGSQIRSYVFQPYQLVKDLRTGVETSNIEAVMDGEIDMFIEAWLRQQMGKKTQTSA
- a CDS encoding Cold shock protein CspA, yielding MPNGTVKWFNDAKGYGFITQANGPDLFVHHTSIVGSGFRSLSEGDQVTFEVTQGPKGPQATNVRKLNG